The DNA window GTGCCTCAGCATCCCCCTACTGAGGCTACCTTTGCCTTTCAAACTGGCCAGGCCTGACAGGGCATGGATACTGATCCTTCACAGGCTTCGAGGCAGCCAGGCTGAGAAGTGAACCCCCAGTGTCCTGGATAAGTGAGGAGACAAGAGATTTGGATCTTGGCCTGAGGGCTTTTCCCTAAACCACAGTATACTGGGGCTGAGGGGTGGTACTCACTTGAAGAGGCTAACAAACCCATAGGCCTCCAGGAGCATGCCCAGCAGGGGCCAGCGCAGCAACACAATGGCTACACCTCCCAGGAAGAAACTGGTCCCCTTGAGCTTGTGCCGttggaagaagaaggaaaatgtcCTCCTCAGGCCAATGATGAGGGAGAGGCCAGTCAGGAACAGCAGCTGTAGGACCAGGGAAGTGAGGATAGAGAAAACAAGTTCCACCCCATTCCCAGGGCGTGCgcgcatgtgcgtgcgtgcgtgcgtgcgtgtgtgtgtgtgtgtgtgtgtgtgtgtgtgtgtgtgtgtgtgtgtgtgtgcgcgcgtgtgcgtgacCCACCTGTGGCACAGAATCCCAGAGCTAGCTAATAGGGAATAGAAATGCCCTAAGGCCTTTTGTTTCCCACCCAGTTCCTCAGCTTGAAGCTCTTTCTCCTATAGACGCCCAGGGAGGCTGCTGTGGAGTGGGGCCCTCCCCTTTTACAGCCAACAAGTTGGTACCCAAAGTCCCTGAAGGGCCCTCACTGTGTGGTTCTGCCAGAGCCGTCAGCGTGGTTCCTAGTGGTCCCTTTGTGGCGACCCAGGCCCCCCTATAATTGAACTCTTTTGTCTAGTATGTTCCATGCCCCACCCACACCTCCACAATGCCTTTTCTTTCAGCATTCCAGCCACGTGTGATGGCTTTATCCGCCATTTCCTCCCCAGCTATCTTTCACCCACTCCTTCCTCTCAGCCCTCGTATCATATGAAGTGTTTATCTTACTTTGGTTTTCCCCACAGCTGCCCTGGAGGCGCCAGTAATAGCCATATCTTTAGATGCAAGGATTCAATGGTGGGGACCCGGTCTAATTAATACGTCACTGGAACACCAGGACCTCACCTAGAGCTTGGTGTAATCTCTCAGGTTCTCCATGCCCACAGATCCTGCTGTCATCGTCTCCGCCCCCTCCCAAGTCCTGAATGGTTATGATCTGAATGAACTTGGGGCTGACCCTCCTGGCCACCCAGGATAGGTACCTAGTGCTGGGGGACTCACATTTCCAAAAGCCAGGAGTACGGAGTCAAAGTACAGGAGCATCccaaagaggatgaagaagacaCCGAAGCCAGTGATGCCCACACCGATCTCTGCAAGAAGCAAGGAGGGCCTTAGCTTTCCTTCCACACGGGTCAGGTGTTCTGTGTAGACTCTCAGGGGAAGGCTGGCCAGGAAGGGGAGATGGGCAGGAGCTGTTGGGCTCCTGGGAAGCTTTGCCCTCACATTAATCAATGCCGCTCCTTCCTGAGCCTACAGCATATTGTTTTCAGGACTCCTCTGCTGGACACAATAACCTGCCTATTCTTTCCTACAGCTGAGAGCTCCAGGGCCACACCCAGTGAGGACAGGGAAGTGGCTGAAAGCCCAagtttgtgagttccaggccctgGCTAGCTCCTGGATCCCTGTACCCTCTCCTCTCTCAGCCACCGGTGCTGACCTGCCACAGGTGACTGAGAAAATAGAAGCTGTCAGTTAGCAACACACTCACCCATCCTGCAGCAATGGCCTAAGTACCTCCTCACTCCCTAGTCTCCTCTAATTTCCACTCGTAGATCATTAGTTCACAGGGTTGGCTGCCACTAACAGTGTCCCCACCCATTAGCAATGTCCTATAGGGATCATGAAAGATCAGGGAGTTAACAAAACAGCAGGCCAAAGAGTGGGGTGGGCAGAGCATCTTGTTTGGTCAAGGGCTATCCTCTAGGCATGTGACATGTACTTCTGACCTAGAAGTACACCATTCCCCCTAGAAACAATTGACAGGCACAAGGGTTCTTTGGCCTGACCGTCCTTCTCATCTCATGTAGAAGTGTGAATTTTGACTCTGCCACTGTGATAGGCAACAAATGATCAAAGCttatgctgctttttaaaaataactaaattaaaaattgggctggagagttgactcagagattaagagcacaggctgctctttcagaagaccaggttcaattcccaccacccacatggcagctcacaactgtctgtaactccagttccaggggacccgacaccctcacacagacgtgcatgcaggcaaaaca is part of the Cricetulus griseus strain 17A/GY chromosome 5, alternate assembly CriGri-PICRH-1.0, whole genome shotgun sequence genome and encodes:
- the Golt1a gene encoding vesicle transport protein GOT1A, encoding MISITEWQKIGVGITGFGVFFILFGMLLYFDSVLLAFGNLLFLTGLSLIIGLRRTFSFFFQRHKLKGTSFFLGGVAIVLLRWPLLGMLLEAYGFVSLFKSFFPVAFGFLGSASNIPFLSTLSQKFQGSTSSMV